A genomic stretch from Leptotrichia sp. HSP-536 includes:
- a CDS encoding autotransporter-associated N-terminal domain-containing protein, with the protein MTNNLRSLKKDLCTYAKKCQDFKYTDSALVTFLITGAVSISNNLFASKSNKSIERQKQVISTSIKEINQKVRKTRTENNKHLKNTNLELIQLMEQGDYVVKSPWSSWQYAINGFYNNWSGTYKGRGDKSAKYPYEGVYTRSTNVFGRSTSARTAEQKAILNSIIAASGGFNLNDTGLNYGLIGRAQINEDPISIEISAGIRPKNIQKGAITLSVSPVNVIQPSPSVTLGITNTPAAPNINIPSFSPVAPKVEAPALPVPPTFAVVVGSDCNAGCNSGTKERQNTKDGFNLAGRAAGNIENILHYTWPARAGLWGLPGERASLAFKMYAETRKDFTLGTNKPREHSGRGGGPGDWGSTTVAPTNVYFNSYNFGDEYTDPVASSANGTNLNKNNQHFFVGGSRFIESDDVYAAGNTLKIPNGYTVNLGGILTLGLVSQGHKTTQLNAGTITDKEEKNDNWIKNMTYDTSGAGVGKYLTIKGPTEDYHIKRSTDGYVGYKVALALIQEDEVKGGAIINDTTGVIDFRGEKSIGLYTYLPNPANVDVKDYCYSNRPMINKGSILLSGIESYGMKYAATEVAGAVDFVNDQNANITLRKNPDSTNGDNADRADNSTAMALMRDKSVTTKVTLTRGKAINKGNIFLKDNISNALGMFVNIDSDMTNEGTIKISAVAPKVSDKYQFNVAMRADQADLTYEGASAGNTEVINKKDIKLTGQGAMGMIANGSSTSGANTKYAIATNDAGATIELNKEGTADSKDNFAMLAANKAEVVNKGTIKIGDSKGSVGMAALKQGLTHSTAKNEGSITIDGAEATGVYNTGHFLMDNASAKITVKGNQSIGLYAKETDLTHTKTELKQGTVKSENGAVALYSDEADVTLDNTSGNLKLIAGKGGLLFYNYKSSNPDQYDGQFTLKGTVKPEIEAGGYGFYLKNATINNVSGEVQGVPAFLDAMFNLTPGAQKLKVNMQAGGTFMVLHKPTGGSIKLSSVNNLSSINSALGTKVQLVAPTTGSYKIYSVYRGNLAINQDVNLDNDDSTPTPDAFYRVDFRSSNIVLDATKTIAGTKQGQVALFQGNYDEGTSGDVGTVGDVSIVNNGTINLTGDSITSGPAANRKTTTAMAGDFITLTNNKTIEVTGNSGIGIYGAGGSKILNSTGASVTVGQEGVALYGANKLNSSTLGDGTISVTNAGDIKGVSGKTKAFGIFAENTSAIGDSVLTNSGTIDFSSSQESIGIHSINSTVSNTGKIKMGLKGIAINAKNSDINSAGDIVLAGDGIAFNLGGSFTGRTLNFSSKVTLNGDGNSIFNLKDMSFSSVGASLTENVSVVPNGKSFAYFSMDNSSLIYDKDKAFSGNKITLVSAKNSTVDWRSNVALNGEENIAFYMNGRKTGAALELKTAAGKTITLGNKSVGSYGTNGARIENNSDIVIGSDGAALYSTGVNGSLKNTGKLTLGKNSVGMFMKDGTALTNIGEIISTAEGAKGLVINNATPSVYTNNGKIKLDGTSSIGIHAEGAAHAIISAADVEVGDTAGTDQSVAIHLKDGGQVRVLSNTSVKAGKNSIGIYGSTISTTVENNAKVEVGDGAIGIYAKDGNVDLDAGSKMKIGETLGANKEAVGVYYVGTAGTINNNLAAFDIGKGSIGIVDAGTGATTINNNLTSVNLKGDSVYTYTSNTSSNVIGNTVITSAGNGNYGYYVAGNLENYGVMDLDSGDGNVGIYSAYKAGTGTGIAKNYANIKVGKTDLENESYSIGMAAGYTNKDRPSENKVGHVINMAGSTITVGNKNSIGMYASGAGSTAENYGTIHVTAKKGIGMYLESGATGINRAGGLIEIDAAAQNAIAVYSTGATTVFKNYGTIRINAPGSKGIVTANGANNNVVAGNIDVQNSSAEATKNIEGTAGGDKVFGDKTLSVPRGGLTDSKIKDSAGNIITPTAIDTTSATNTAEIQVSNDPIAKATYNRDILKEHEDFGSVSKIGMYVDTSGVNFTNPIEGLHNLTGLKEADLIIGAEAAEYTNAKTITVGKNILKRYNNVLLNSGVDKWNILSGSLTWAAVPLRLNGNGEIQGVLMTKVDYKEYAKNSTTPYSFLDGLEQRYDMNALDSREKRLFNKLNSIGKNEPVLLSQAFDEMMGHQYGNLQQRINTTGNLLDKEFKYLKHDWRNPSKQNNKIKVFGMRDEYNTDTAGIIDYTSNAYGVAYVHEDEKIKLGNSSGWYAGAVTNRFKFKDIGKSRENQTMLKAGVFKTMSPKADHNGALQWTVGGDVFAGINDMKRKYLVVDEIFQAKSDYHSYGAALKTDLGYDIRMSERTHLRPYGALKMEYGRFNDIKEDRGEMRLEVKGNNYFSVKPEVGMEFKYVQPMAVRTKLSVGVTAAYENELGKVGDVNNKGRVRYTTADKFGIRGEKEDRRGNGKFDLNVGVDNTRFGVTVNAGYDTKGNNVRGGIGFRAIY; encoded by the coding sequence ATGACAAATAATTTAAGAAGCCTTAAAAAGGACTTGTGTACATATGCAAAAAAGTGTCAGGATTTTAAGTACACAGATTCAGCATTAGTCACATTTTTGATTACAGGAGCAGTAAGCATTTCAAACAATTTATTTGCTTCAAAATCAAATAAAAGTATTGAAAGGCAAAAACAAGTTATTTCTACATCAATTAAGGAGATAAATCAGAAAGTTCGGAAAACTAGAACAGAAAATAACAAGCATTTAAAAAATACAAATTTAGAATTAATCCAGCTAATGGAGCAGGGAGATTATGTTGTAAAATCGCCTTGGAGCAGCTGGCAATATGCAATTAATGGATTTTATAACAATTGGAGCGGAACTTATAAAGGAAGAGGGGATAAATCTGCGAAGTATCCTTATGAAGGAGTATATACTAGAAGTACAAATGTTTTTGGCAGATCAACATCAGCAAGAACAGCAGAGCAAAAGGCAATATTAAATTCTATAATAGCAGCAAGTGGTGGATTTAATTTAAATGACACAGGTTTAAATTATGGTTTAATAGGAAGAGCACAAATAAATGAAGACCCAATTTCAATAGAAATAAGTGCTGGAATCAGACCTAAAAATATTCAAAAGGGTGCAATAACATTATCTGTGTCTCCAGTTAATGTAATTCAGCCAAGTCCAAGCGTGACATTAGGAATAACTAATACACCAGCAGCACCAAATATTAATATTCCATCATTTTCACCAGTAGCACCAAAAGTAGAAGCTCCTGCTTTACCAGTACCACCTACTTTTGCAGTAGTGGTAGGGTCAGATTGTAATGCTGGTTGTAATAGTGGTACTAAGGAAAGACAAAATACAAAAGATGGATTTAACTTAGCTGGTAGAGCAGCTGGAAATATTGAAAATATATTACACTATACATGGCCAGCAAGAGCTGGGCTATGGGGTTTACCAGGAGAAAGAGCCTCTTTAGCATTTAAAATGTATGCAGAGACCAGAAAAGATTTTACTTTAGGAACAAATAAACCAAGAGAACACAGTGGTAGAGGTGGTGGTCCTGGTGATTGGGGTTCGACAACAGTAGCACCTACCAATGTATATTTTAACTCATATAATTTTGGTGATGAATATACAGATCCTGTAGCAAGTTCAGCTAATGGAACTAATCTAAATAAAAATAATCAACATTTCTTTGTAGGAGGCTCAAGATTTATTGAATCAGATGATGTATATGCAGCAGGAAATACATTAAAAATACCAAATGGCTATACAGTTAATTTAGGAGGTATTCTTACATTAGGTTTAGTGTCACAAGGGCATAAAACAACACAATTAAATGCTGGGACTATAACAGATAAGGAAGAAAAAAATGATAATTGGATAAAAAATATGACTTATGATACTTCTGGAGCAGGAGTAGGAAAATATTTAACAATAAAAGGACCTACTGAAGATTATCATATAAAGAGAAGTACTGATGGCTATGTTGGATATAAAGTTGCTTTAGCTTTGATTCAAGAAGATGAAGTAAAAGGTGGTGCTATTATAAATGACACTACTGGAGTAATTGATTTTAGAGGTGAAAAATCAATAGGTCTGTATACTTATTTACCAAATCCAGCTAATGTTGATGTAAAAGATTATTGTTATTCAAATAGACCTATGATAAATAAAGGAAGCATACTTTTATCAGGTATTGAAAGCTATGGTATGAAGTATGCGGCTACTGAAGTAGCTGGAGCAGTTGATTTTGTAAATGATCAAAATGCTAATATTACTTTAAGAAAAAATCCAGATTCAACTAACGGAGATAATGCAGATAGAGCAGATAATTCAACAGCTATGGCTCTAATGAGAGATAAATCTGTAACAACCAAGGTAACTCTTACAAGAGGTAAGGCAATAAATAAAGGAAATATATTTTTAAAAGATAATATTTCAAATGCATTAGGAATGTTTGTAAACATTGATTCAGACATGACCAATGAAGGAACAATAAAAATTTCTGCTGTTGCACCAAAAGTATCGGATAAATATCAATTTAATGTTGCTATGAGAGCAGATCAAGCTGATTTAACTTATGAAGGAGCTAGCGCAGGAAATACAGAGGTTATTAATAAAAAAGATATTAAACTTACTGGACAAGGTGCTATGGGTATGATAGCTAATGGAAGTTCAACATCAGGAGCTAATACTAAATATGCTATTGCAACTAATGATGCTGGAGCAACAATAGAATTAAATAAAGAGGGAACAGCTGACTCAAAAGATAACTTTGCTATGTTAGCAGCAAATAAAGCAGAAGTTGTAAATAAAGGAACTATTAAGATTGGAGATTCAAAAGGTTCTGTTGGAATGGCAGCATTAAAACAAGGTTTAACACATTCTACCGCTAAAAATGAAGGAAGTATTACTATTGATGGAGCTGAAGCTACTGGAGTATATAATACAGGACACTTTTTGATGGACAATGCAAGTGCCAAAATTACCGTAAAAGGTAATCAATCTATTGGACTATATGCAAAAGAAACTGATCTAACTCATACTAAAACTGAATTAAAACAAGGAACAGTTAAATCAGAAAATGGTGCAGTAGCACTGTATTCAGACGAAGCAGATGTAACATTAGATAATACTTCTGGTAATTTAAAATTAATTGCAGGAAAAGGTGGATTATTATTCTATAATTATAAATCTTCTAATCCTGACCAATATGATGGTCAGTTTACATTAAAAGGAACTGTAAAACCTGAGATAGAAGCTGGAGGATATGGATTCTATCTTAAAAATGCAACTATAAATAATGTAAGTGGAGAAGTACAAGGAGTTCCTGCTTTCTTAGATGCAATGTTTAATCTTACTCCAGGTGCACAAAAATTAAAAGTGAATATGCAAGCTGGAGGAACATTTATGGTTCTACATAAGCCTACTGGTGGAAGTATAAAATTAAGTAGTGTTAATAACTTGTCAAGTATTAATAGTGCATTAGGGACAAAAGTACAATTAGTAGCACCTACAACTGGTTCATACAAAATATACTCTGTATACAGGGGGAACCTTGCAATTAATCAAGATGTCAATTTAGATAATGATGATTCAACTCCAACACCAGATGCTTTTTATAGAGTTGATTTCCGTTCATCAAATATAGTATTGGATGCCACAAAAACAATTGCAGGAACAAAACAAGGACAAGTAGCATTATTTCAAGGTAATTATGATGAAGGAACATCTGGAGATGTTGGAACAGTTGGTGATGTATCTATTGTAAATAACGGTACTATTAATTTAACAGGAGATAGTATAACAAGCGGACCAGCTGCTAACAGAAAAACAACTACTGCTATGGCAGGAGATTTCATCACTTTAACAAATAATAAGACAATAGAAGTTACAGGAAATAGCGGAATAGGTATCTATGGAGCTGGAGGTTCTAAGATATTAAATAGTACAGGAGCGAGTGTTACTGTTGGACAAGAAGGAGTTGCTCTATATGGTGCTAATAAATTAAATAGTTCTACATTGGGAGACGGAACTATTTCTGTAACGAATGCTGGAGATATTAAAGGTGTAAGTGGAAAAACTAAAGCCTTCGGTATATTTGCTGAAAACACATCAGCAATAGGTGATTCTGTTTTAACAAATAGCGGAACAATAGATTTTTCTTCTTCACAAGAAAGCATAGGAATCCACTCAATAAATTCTACTGTATCAAATACAGGTAAAATTAAAATGGGATTAAAAGGGATTGCAATAAATGCTAAGAACTCTGATATTAATTCTGCTGGAGATATAGTTCTGGCTGGAGATGGTATTGCATTTAATTTGGGTGGTTCATTTACTGGAAGAACATTAAATTTTTCATCCAAGGTAACTCTAAATGGAGATGGCAACTCTATCTTTAACTTGAAAGATATGTCATTTAGCTCAGTTGGTGCAAGTCTAACCGAAAATGTTAGTGTAGTACCAAATGGAAAGAGCTTTGCATATTTTTCAATGGATAACTCTTCTTTAATTTATGATAAGGATAAGGCATTTTCTGGAAATAAAATTACATTAGTAAGTGCTAAAAACTCAACAGTTGACTGGAGATCGAACGTCGCATTAAATGGAGAAGAAAATATAGCTTTCTATATGAATGGAAGAAAAACAGGAGCAGCTCTTGAATTAAAGACAGCTGCTGGAAAAACAATTACATTAGGTAATAAATCTGTTGGGTCATATGGAACGAATGGAGCAAGAATCGAGAATAATTCTGATATAGTAATAGGTTCTGATGGTGCAGCGCTCTATTCGACTGGTGTTAATGGAAGCTTAAAAAATACTGGAAAATTAACATTAGGGAAAAACTCTGTCGGTATGTTTATGAAAGATGGAACAGCTCTTACTAATATAGGAGAAATAATTTCTACAGCTGAAGGAGCAAAAGGATTAGTTATAAACAATGCTACACCATCTGTTTATACAAATAATGGAAAAATTAAATTAGATGGAACTTCTTCAATAGGTATACATGCTGAAGGGGCGGCACATGCTATTATTAGCGCTGCTGATGTTGAAGTAGGGGATACTGCTGGTACAGATCAAAGCGTTGCTATTCATTTGAAAGATGGAGGACAAGTTAGAGTACTTAGCAATACTTCAGTAAAAGCTGGAAAGAACTCGATAGGTATCTATGGAAGTACAATATCAACTACTGTTGAAAATAATGCTAAAGTTGAAGTAGGAGATGGTGCAATAGGTATCTATGCAAAAGATGGAAATGTTGACTTAGATGCCGGCTCTAAAATGAAAATAGGTGAAACTTTAGGAGCAAATAAAGAAGCAGTTGGAGTTTATTATGTTGGAACTGCTGGAACAATTAATAATAACTTAGCAGCTTTTGATATAGGAAAAGGTTCTATTGGTATTGTTGATGCTGGAACAGGCGCTACAACAATCAATAATAACCTAACATCAGTAAACCTGAAAGGAGACTCGGTATATACTTATACTTCTAATACTAGCTCAAATGTTATAGGAAATACTGTAATTACATCTGCTGGAAATGGAAACTATGGGTATTATGTAGCTGGTAACTTAGAAAACTATGGTGTTATGGATTTAGATTCTGGAGATGGAAATGTTGGAATATATAGTGCATACAAAGCTGGAACAGGAACAGGAATTGCTAAAAACTATGCCAATATTAAAGTAGGAAAAACAGATTTAGAAAATGAATCATATAGCATAGGTATGGCAGCAGGATATACTAATAAAGACAGACCAAGCGAAAATAAAGTTGGACATGTTATAAATATGGCAGGCAGCACAATAACTGTTGGAAATAAAAACTCAATAGGAATGTATGCATCAGGAGCAGGTTCAACAGCAGAAAACTATGGAACTATTCATGTAACAGCTAAAAAAGGTATAGGGATGTACTTAGAAAGCGGAGCAACAGGTATAAATAGAGCAGGTGGTTTAATTGAAATAGATGCTGCTGCACAAAATGCAATAGCAGTTTATTCAACAGGAGCTACTACTGTATTTAAAAACTATGGAACGATTAGAATAAATGCTCCAGGTTCAAAAGGTATTGTTACTGCTAATGGTGCAAATAATAATGTTGTGGCAGGAAATATCGATGTTCAAAATAGTTCAGCAGAAGCAACTAAAAATATAGAAGGAACTGCTGGAGGAGATAAGGTATTTGGAGATAAAACTCTGAGTGTTCCAAGAGGAGGACTAACAGATAGTAAAATTAAAGATTCTGCTGGAAACATTATAACGCCAACTGCAATAGACACTACAAGTGCAACTAATACAGCTGAAATTCAAGTTTCTAATGATCCAATTGCTAAAGCAACTTACAATAGAGATATTTTAAAAGAACATGAAGATTTTGGTTCCGTATCAAAGATAGGTATGTATGTTGATACATCAGGAGTAAACTTTACTAATCCAATAGAAGGTTTACATAATTTAACTGGATTAAAGGAAGCTGACTTAATAATAGGAGCAGAAGCTGCTGAATATACAAATGCTAAGACTATAACTGTAGGAAAGAATATCTTAAAGAGATATAACAATGTATTGCTTAACAGTGGAGTAGATAAATGGAATATTTTATCTGGTTCTCTGACTTGGGCAGCAGTACCTCTAAGATTGAATGGAAATGGTGAAATTCAAGGTGTTCTAATGACTAAGGTAGACTATAAAGAATATGCTAAAAATAGTACTACGCCATATAGTTTCTTAGACGGATTAGAACAAAGATACGATATGAATGCGCTTGATTCAAGAGAAAAGAGACTATTTAATAAATTAAATTCAATAGGAAAGAATGAACCTGTTCTATTATCACAAGCATTCGATGAAATGATGGGGCATCAATACGGAAACCTTCAGCAAAGAATCAATACAACTGGAAATTTATTGGACAAAGAATTCAAATACCTAAAGCATGACTGGAGAAATCCGTCTAAACAAAACAATAAAATCAAAGTATTTGGCATGAGAGACGAATACAATACTGATACAGCCGGAATCATTGACTATACAAGCAATGCTTACGGTGTGGCCTATGTTCACGAAGATGAGAAGATCAAGTTGGGTAATTCAAGTGGATGGTACGCAGGAGCTGTGACAAACAGATTCAAGTTCAAGGATATTGGAAAATCAAGAGAAAACCAGACAATGCTAAAGGCTGGAGTATTTAAAACAATGTCACCAAAAGCAGATCACAACGGAGCATTGCAATGGACAGTTGGCGGAGATGTGTTTGCAGGCATTAACGATATGAAGCGTAAATATTTAGTTGTGGATGAAATATTCCAAGCTAAGTCAGACTATCATTCTTATGGAGCTGCATTAAAAACAGATTTAGGTTATGACATCAGAATGAGCGAGAGAACACATTTAAGACCTTACGGAGCATTAAAGATGGAATACGGAAGATTTAACGACATAAAGGAAGATAGAGGAGAAATGAGACTGGAAGTTAAGGGCAACAACTATTTCTCAGTAAAACCTGAAGTTGGAATGGAATTTAAATATGTTCAGCCAATGGCAGTGAGAACGAAGTTATCTGTTGGGGTAACAGCGGCTTATGAAAACGAGCTTGGAAAAGTTGGAGATGTAAATAACAAAGGAAGAGTTAGATACACAACAGCTGACAAGTTTGGAATCAGAGGGGAAAAGGAAGACAGACGTGGAAATGGTAAGTTTGATTTGAACGTAGGAGTGGATAACACAAGATTTGGGGTTACAGTAAATGCTGGATATGATACGAAAGGAAATAATGTAAGAGGTGGAATTGGATTTAGGGCTATTTACTAA